In one window of Zingiber officinale cultivar Zhangliang chromosome 11A, Zo_v1.1, whole genome shotgun sequence DNA:
- the LOC122031458 gene encoding uncharacterized protein LOC122031458: MESAGGEGAVGAEDPTARAARKRYERLLAVRSKATKGKGAWYWVHLEPILVTAAGAAYPSAAKLRCTLCASLFSASNPSRTASEHLKRRACPHFSSPSSASAAPDRAASLAAPVDPVPISSLPPASPRLRRHRPLTRRCDATRPLHQPRPRLLLSGGKEDLVALERLEDSVKRLKSPIASLAALPKPQADSALALLSDWLFDSAGAVSPSALDHPKFQSFLNQVGLSSISSRQLVFSPLEARYHEVLSESEARIRDAAFFQLASDGWKSSATSSENTLVTFAVNLPNGTTLFHRTLLINGGATSDYAEELLWDAVSKISSDRSDRCAGIVANRFGTKALRNLEGRGQRMVNLSCQLQAFNSLLVDFTRYLPTFARASANCSKLGHFFNTQSRVRRIFHKYQHEEHGHTRLLRSCSSATGSSNKRTDFPTYFAVLEDVMDFARPIQMTVLHEDYKIYCAEEPIAKDMAELIQDGRFWTELEAVRSLVILVQSITQEIVTERPLIGQCLPLWDELRSKVREWRAKFNFDGSLVENLIEKRFQKNYCAAWSAAFVLDPLFLVKNTSGKYLPQFNRLSPEQEKDVDQLIKRLVSPEDVHIVLMELMKWRSEGLHPLYAQAVQVKNHDPSTGKTRIANPQSRLLVWETCLNEFKCLQQVAMRLIFLHATSGGLKRNSALMQWMRTHAQSPAAQKIAFLTAQSMIGRRAFSSEEEKDAALLNMADDGDDVVSEFVEDPSSA; encoded by the coding sequence ATGGAGTCGGCGGGAGGGGAAGGGGCGGTGGGGGCAGAGGACCCGACGGCGCGGGCGGCGAGGAAGCGGTACGAGCGGCTGCTGGCGGTGCGGAGCAAAGCGACAAAAGGGAAAGGGGCGTGGTATTGGGTCCACCTGGAGCCCATCCTGGTCACGGCCGCCGGGGCGGCGTACCCCTCGGCCGCGAAGCTCCGGTGCACGCTCTGCGCGTCCTTGTTCTCCGCCTCGAACCCTTCGCGCACTGCCTCCGAGCACCTTAAGCGCCGCGCGTGTCCCCACTTCTCCTCCCCCTCTTCCGCGTCCGCCGCCCCTGACCGCGCTGCTTCCCTTGCGGCCCCTGTCGATCCCGTCCCTATTTCATCCCTCCCCCCCGCCTCCCCCCGTCTTCGTCGCCACCGCCCCCTCACCCGGCGGTGCGACGCAACCCGACCGCTACACCAGCCCAGGCCGAGGCTGTTGCTCTCCGGCGGGAAGGAGGACCTCGTCGCGCTGGAGAGGCTGGAGGACAGCGTCAAGAGGCTTAAGAGCCCGATTGCATCCCTCGCCGCCCTCCCCAAGCCCCAGGCGGACTCTGCTCTAGCCCTGCTTTCCGACTGGCTCTTCGATTCGGCCGGTGCAGTCTCCCCCTCAGCACTTGATCATCCAAAGTTCCAATCTTTTCTCAACCAGGTCGGGCTTTCCTCGATCTCCTCCCGCCAGCTCGTTTTCTCTCCCCTCGAAGCTCGATACCACGAGGTCCTGTCGGAATCTGAGGCCAGAATCCGCGATGCCGCATTCTTCCAGCTTGCCTCTGACGGCTGGAAATCGTCGGCAACGTCGTCGGAGAATACATTGGTGACCTTCGCCGTGAACCTCCCCAATGGGACCACATTGTTCCACCGTACGCTGCTCATCAACGGGGGAGCCACTTCTGACTACGCCGAGGAGCTCCTTTGGGACGCTGTCTCCAAAATTAGTAGCGATCGCTCCGACCGATGCGCTGGCATCGTCGCCAACCGCTTCGGCACCAAGGCCCTTCGCAACCTCGAGGGCCGTGGCCAGAGGATGGTGAACCTCTCCTGCCAACTCCAAGCATTCAATAGCCTGCTCGTAGACTTCACGCGGTATCTTCCAACCTTTGCTCGAGCGTCGGCCAATTGCTCGAAGCTTGGCCATTTCTTCAACACCCAGTCTCGAGTTCGAAGAATCTTCCACAAGTATCAGCACGAAGAACACGGTCACACGCGCCTCCTTCGAAGCTGCTCGTCCGCCACCGGTAGCAGCAACAAACGCACCGACTTCCCAACCTACTTCGCCGTGTTGGAGGACGTCATGGACTTTGCGCGCCCAATCCAAATGACCGTCCTCCACGAGGACTACAAGATCTACTGCGCCGAGGAGCCAATTGCCAAAGACATGGCCGAACTGATTCAGGACGGCAGATTTTGGACCGAGCTGGAGGCGGTTCGCTCGCTGGTCATCCTGGTACAATCCATAACTCAAGAAATCGTGACAGAGCGACCATTAATCGGGCAATGCTTACCTCTGTGGGACGAGCTGCGGTCCAAGGTCAGAGAATGGCGCGCTAAGTTCAACTTCGACGGTTCTCTGGTCGAGAACTTAATCGAGAAAAGGTTCCAGAAGAACTACTGCGCGGCTTGGTCCGCCGCGTTCGTGTTGGATCCCCTGTTTCTAGTGAAGAATACGAGCGGCAAGTACCTCCCGCAGTTCAACCGCCTGTCGCCAGAGCAGGAAAAGGACGTGGACCAGCTCATCAAGCGGCTGGTGTCGCCGGAGGACGTCCACATTGTGCTGATGGAGCTAATGAAGTGGAGGTCGGAAGGCTTGCATCCGCTCTACGCGCAGGCTGTGCAGGTGAAGAACCACGACCCATCGACAGGGAAGACGAGGATCGCCAACCCGCAGAGCCGCCTCCTCGTCTGGGAAACCTGCCTCAACGAGTTCAAATGCCTGCAGCAAGTAGCCATGCGGCTCATCTTCCTGCACGCCACTTCCGGCGGCCTCAAACGCAACTCCGCTTTGATGCAGTGGATGCGCACGCACGCGCAGTCCCCGGCTGCACAAAAGATCGCTTTTCTCACGGCGCAGTCCATGATCGGAAGGAGAGCCTTCTCCAGCGAGGAGGAAAAGGATGCAGCGCTCCTCAACATGGCCGACGACGGCGACGACGTGGTCAGTGAGTTTGTGGAGGACCCATCATCGGCGTAA